The genome window TCTTTTCTCACATAGGTCTTGGCCCAAATGCTATATCCATAATCGGACTTGCGGCATATGGGGCGACAGGGGTCATGATTGGTCTCGGATCTTTATTTTGGGCAGGGATAATGCTAGCCGTATTCGGCCCCCTGGACGCCGTCGACGGCCTTGTCGCGCGGGAGAACGGTATGGTGAGCCGATTCGGGGCCTTTCTTGACTCTGCCGTTGACCGCTATGCGGAATTCTTTTTGTTTGTAGGGCTCATGATTCATACATCCTCAGATACAGACGGTTGGGGATGGTGGGCACCCCTCTTGACACTTTCCGCCATGTCAGGCTCCCTTCTGGTGAGCTACACAAGGGCCCGCGCAGAGGCCTTGGGTTTTACCTGCAATGTCGGACTCCTCACGCGTTTTGAGAGAATCCTCATCCTGGTTGTAGGGCTCATCTTCGATCTCATCTATCCTATGCTCATAATCCTCGCTGTCTTTACACACGCAACCGCCATTCAGCGGATAATCCATGTCTACAGACAAAAAGACGCACATTAAACCGGGTCGACTCTATGTAATCGCAACCCCGATTGGAAACCTCAAAGACATAACCATTAGGGCAATTGAGACCCTCGCAAGGGTACATCTGGTGGCTGCAGAGGATACGAGACAGGCGAGGAAACTCCTAAGCCATCTCGGACTCAACCCAAAACTCATAAGCTCCAGGCAGCAAAACGAACTTATAGTAAAAGATGTGATCTTGAAGACACTCGAACAGGGAAAGGACGCAGCCCTGGTCACTGACGCAGGGACCCCCGCGCTTTCAGATCCAGGGGCCAGGCTTGTAGCAGCTGCAAGAAAGGCTGGTTTTTCGGTCATCCCGATCCCAGGCCCGTCAGCCGTCACGACCGTCCTCAGTGTGGCCGGTATGCCAGCGGACAACTTCCTCTTTCTCGGATTCCTGCCATCCAAGAGAGGTGAACGCAGAAAGAGTCTTGAAGCAGCATCAGGCCTCCCTTGCACGCTCGTCCTCTTTGAGGCCCCACACAGGCTCCACGAACTCATGGTGGACATGCTGGATGTGCTGGGGGACAGAAAGATAGTTATTGCAAGGGAGATAACAAAGGTGCATGAGACTATTATGGCGGGCCATATAAGTGAAATCATGAAAGACCTGCCGAATGAAATAAAAGGGGAGATCACCATTGTTGCTGAAGGGGCGCCTCCTGTCAAACCGGATATCAAGGGCCGCGAAGAGGCCATAAGGGACGCTGTTTCCCTTATGCTCGCCTCGACATCAGTCAGAGAGGCGGCTGAGACCTTGAGTAAGGCCACAGGCATAGCCAAGGGCGTCATCTATAAAATCGCACTGGAGGTGAAAAAGGGATGAAGATCGTTGCCATTATCCCAGCCAGATTCAAGTCAACCAGACTACCCGGGAAACCGCTTGCCGACATCGGAGGCAGGCCCATGATACTGCATGTATATACACGGGCCGTGTGCATCCCTGACATGGATCAAGTAGTGGTGGCCACTGACGATAGGCGCATATCCGAATGCATAAAAGAGGCAGGAGGCAATGCTGTGCTCACGGATCCGACGCTCTTGTCGGGCACGGATAGGATCACCGAGGCGGCGCGCGCACTTGGGCTCTCGGATGAAGATATTGTGGTGAACATTCAAGGAGATCAGCCGCTGATCGAGGAGGAGCCGGTCCGAATGATCATAGAAAGGCTCGTCCGCGAAACCGAGCTCGCTATAACCACACCTGCATGCCCCATGGATATGGAAGAGGCGATAAACCCCAACAGGGTTAAAGTGGTGGTGGATGCCAGGTGGCACGCCATATATTTTTCAAGGGCGCTGATCCCATTCGACCGCGATGGGGTGCTGAAAGGGATCAGAGGGGCCTTTTTGAGGCATGTCGGCCTCTATGCCTATCGTTTTGGCTTTTTAAAGACCTTTGCTGGACTTAAACCCGGCGCCCTCGAAAGGATCGAACAACTTGAACAGCTAAGGGCCATTGAAAATGGCTTCCGAATCGGCGTGGTAAAGATTGAAAAGGCCCCGCTGGATGTGGATACGGCCGAAGATCTCGAGGTGATTCGAAGGCTATTTAAAGAACCCATGTCGCCACTCTAGCCAATGGTCACCTTTTCGAGCCTTACCTTTTCTCCCAAAAACCATGCGACTATCCGCTCGGTCATGGGGGTGACGTCAGACAGAAAGAACCTGGCCTTGGCCCGCACCCCTAACATGCCGGCAGTGCTGTCGTCTCCAAGATAATTTCTGATAGCCGCCGCAGCCTCTCGCGATGGATCTATTATCTCAACGCGTTTCCCCATCTTCTCCGTAATCACTTGCTTTAAAAGCGGATAGTGGGTACAACCGAGTACCAGGGTGTCTATTCCTTTGTCTTTAAGGGGCCTAAGATATCTCCTCACAATCATCCTGGTCTCGCGTGCCTCGAACCAACCCTCCTCGACCAAGGGTACAAGCAGTGGGCATGCCTGGCTATAGACCTTTATCTCAGGATCCCTGGCGCTGATCTCCCGCTCATATACCATACTTGAGACAGTAGCCCTCGTCCCTATAAGCCCTATGACCTTTTTACGCGTCCTGGCCACGGCCTGGTCTATGGACGGCGTGATAACCTCGAATACAGGCACATCAAGCGTCTTCCTCAACGCCTCTGTGGCGACGCTAGCAGCGCTATGACAGGCGATCACTATCAACCCCGCCCCCTGACTGATGAGAAACCGTGCATCCTCAACCGCATACCTGATAAGCGTCTCGGGACTCTTTGCACCATAAGGAGCTCTGGCCGTATCGCCGAAATATACGAGCTGTCTGCCGGGAAGCATGCGCCGTAACTCCCGTGCCACGGTAAGCCCACCAACACCTGAATCGAAAATACCGATTATCATATCCCTCATGACCTTCATAACGACTTTTTACATTGACACAGCAGAGTATTTTTGGCTAGTGTAAAAGATCAAAAAATAAACATCTTCGAGGTAGCCGATATGTTGCAAGAAAAAGATAGATGCCTGCCCAACGTTGCAGGATACAATGACATAATAGATGAAATAGGTGAGGATGAGGAAATAGAGACGACGATAATCTCGCTCGGTGAATGCAAGATAGACTCGCCGCTGGTGAAAAAACTGTATTCCTGCTTCATCCGAGATGAAGACCGGGTGCTCGTAAGGGTGTCGGAACATAACATCAGACAGACCATCAAACGCGGCGCATCCCTACCCTCCTTTGAGATGGCCGGGCCAAGAAGAAAGATATACTTCGATCCAGCCAAGACACGTTGCGCGATAGTGACATGTGGCGGGCTCTGTCCAGGCATAAACGACGTAATCCGCGCTATCGTCATGACCCTGCACTTCGGCTATGGTGTGCAGCCCATAGTTGGCATCCGTTATGGACTTCGGGGCTTTATCCCAAAATACGGCATCCCGGTAATGGAACTTACGCCCGAATCGGTGGTCCGCATACACGAATACGGCGGCACAGTTTTGGGATCCTCCCGTGGGAATCAACCTGCGGACGAGATAGTAGACGCCCTGACGAGACTAAATGTGAACATACTTTTTATGATTGGCGGTGACGGGACCTTCAGGGCTGCAAGCAAAATAGACGATGAGATCGCGGCAAGGGGGCTTAAAATATCAGTGATAGCCATCCCGAAGACAATAGACAACGATATCTATCTGGTATCAAAGACGTTTGGATTTGACACAGCCGTGGAGATGGCGTGCGAGGCCATAAGGTGCGCGCACACAGAGGCGGTCGGCGCCCCAAATTGCATAGGTCTTGTAAAGGTAATGGGCAGACACTCTGGATTCATCGCCGCCGCCGCGGCAAACGCCCTTCGGGAGGTCAACTTCTGTCTGATCCCAGAGAGCGATTTCGACCTTGAAGGCGACGGGGGGTTGTTAAAGGCCCTTGAAAACAGACTCAGGGAACGTGGGCATGCCGTAGTGGTAGCCGCCGAAGGGGCAGGGCAACGGTATGTAACCGGCGGCGTTGTTGAAACAGACCCTTCGGGGAATGTAAAGCTCGGGGACATCGGCCTCTTTCTGCGGGACCGCTTCAAGACCTATTTTGATGAGATTGGAATGGACGTCTCTATACGCTACATAGACCCGAGCTATATCGTCCGCAGTGTACCAGCCAATGTAAACGACCGCCTCTACTGCGCAAACCTTGGGCAAAACGCGGTCCATGCAGCCATGGCCGGAAAGACCGCTATGATGGTAAGCCTCTGGAACGACCGCTATGTCCACGTACCCATAACTGCAGCGATAAAACGTAGGAAAAAGGTGGATTTGAATAGTCGGTTCTGGCTGAGCGTACTTGAATCAACAGGACAATCAACGCTTAAAAACTAAACGCCGCCTATGTATAAAGGCGCATGGGAACAGCCGAAAATCAAAATATGGGCGGGCTGTGTATGATAAACAGCCTCAGCTCTCCGTCGCTTGAACTTCTGATGCCGTGTGGAACGGCCTCGGGGACGAATATATAGTCGCCCTGGCCGATCTCCTGATGCCGCCCGTTTATAAAGGCCTCTCCTCTGCCGCTGAGGACATATATAGAATCTATCTCATGCTCGTGGACATGAATAGGTATCTCCGTGTCTGGTTTAAGGATGAGTATGGAGACACCCACCTTCTGACACTCTGTCTTTGTAATGAGCTTGGCGATCTTGACGCCCTCATATTTTGGATGGGGCTCGAATCTGATCCCATCACCGCATTGAAAGAAAGCAGTCTTTAATGAGACCATTACAGACCTCGCTTAAAAAATAAAATATAAGGCATCTCGTTTCAATTTTGAATCTAGGTCGGTCTATAATATTTGTCAACAAGGCACTTTCAGCCCAAGATATCAATTTAAATCAACATCGAGAGCAAAATGGGCAAGAACACCAGCACAAGCGGCATTTGGAGAAACAAGCCCGAAACAATGGCTATGGCAAGCGGTTTCAACATAGCCGCCCCTTCACCGAGCCCAAGCGCAAGCGGCATTAAGGCCAAGATGGCAGCTATGGTGGTCATGGCGATGGGGCGGAGGCGGTTTTCCCCGGCCTCGACCAAGGCGGCCTTAAAAGGCATTGTGGACGAGATGCAGATGGCATTGAGCTCGGAGATATAAAAAATGGAGGCCTCTGTGACTATACCGATAATCATTGTAATGCCCATCATAGACGAGATGTCAATCTCCGACCCTGTAATCCACAAACCGAAAAAGACCGCCGAGATGGAAAGGAGGGTGGTAAAAAGAATAGCCAAGGCGATCCTGAATCTCTCATAGAGAAAAAGGAGCAATAAAAATACAAGCATCACCGCCGCAACGAAGACCGTGATCAGGCCCTTGAAGGCGATCTTTTGCTGTTCGTAAAGCCCGCCGAGCTCATAATACACCCCTTTTGGGATCAATCCCGGCCGACGCAGAACCTTCTTTACATCTCTTATGACAGAACCCATGTCACGCCCACTTATCCTACCCGTTACGGCTATCATCCTCTTCAGGTCTTCATGCATAATCTGGGGCTGGCCGGTAAGTATATTGATCTTAGCTATCCTCTTCAGGGGAAAGAGATGTCCTCCGGAACCCTTGAGCTGTAGATTTTCTATGTCCTTCATATTCTTTCTGACATCTTCAGGGACCCAGACCCTCACGCCCACCATCTTCATGTTCTCCTGTATCTTTGTCGTAACAACGCCTGTAAGATACTGGGTGACAAATCGTGTCACAGCCTCTGGATCAACCCCTTCGAAGGACGCCTTATCCCGGTCCACACGGATTTGAAGGGCATCGCCTGCGAAAACGATCCCGTCCTTCACCTCCACTACCCCTGGGATATTGCTTATTGCCTGCGCCACCTTAGGCCCAAGCCTTCCAAGGAGGGACTGATCATCGGAAAAAAGTTTTATCTCTATAGGTTGCGGTACCGCAGTCAAGTCTCCTATAAGATCCTCCATCAATTGGGCCATCTCGACCTGGATCCCAGGTATGGTCCTCTCTATCCTGCCCCTTACCTCATCCATTACGGCCTCTATAGGACGTCTGGGTCCAGGCTTGAGCCTTACAAAGAAATCGCCCTCGTTGGCCTCCGTGAGGAAACCGCCAAGGGCCGTGCCTGTCCGTCTCGAATAGGTGTCAACCTCTGGGGTGGCGCGCAGTATCGCCTCAACCTGCCTTAAGAGCCTATCTGTTTCAGTAAGGGATGTGCCTGGAGGGGTGCGGTAATCGAGTATAAAACCGCCCTCGTCCATCTTCGGCATAAATCCTGAACCTAGCCTCTTGTATGAAAACCAGCCGGCAAATGCCAAGCTGACAAGGGTCAGCATGAGAAAAAGGGGGGCCCGATCAAGTATACACCGCATAAACCACCCGTATCCATTTTTAAACCGCTGTTCAATACCTCCTTTTCCGCCGTCCATGACCCTGATGTCGTCTTCTTTTAAGAGGTGTGCAGCCAGTACCGGAACCCCTATCCAGGCCACTAAGAAAGACACCACAAGGGCAGAGGCCATAGTCAAGGATAAGGCCTTGAAAAAGGCGCCAGTTACGCCCGAAAGAAAGGCGAGCGGGGCGAATATGATGACGGTCGAGGCGGACGAACCAGCAAGGGGGCTGGTAAGCTCCTTCATAGCGGCCATTATCCTCTCATGTCTGGTACCACTGTGCCTTGCGAGGCCCCTTACGATATGCTCCTCCATAACTATCATGTCGTCGATGATGAGCCCAACTGCAGCGGCCATACCCCCAAGCGTCATGATGTCGAACCTCATGTGCAGAAGATAGAGGACCAGAACGGTAACCGCCAGAACGCTGGGCACGGCGGCGGCGGCGATAAGGGTCATCCTTGCATTTCTCAAAAATATCCACAGGATGACTGCGGCAAACAAGACACCTAAAAACACTGCATCGCGGACACTCTTGGCAGAGGCGAGTATCAACTCGCTCTGATCATACCAGTTGGCTATCTTTATATCGCTGGGAAGGTGGGGCTTAAAGGCCGCAAGCTTTTTCTTGATATCCGTTGCTATCTGAACGGTATTGCCCCTTGGCTGCTGGTAAACCTGGATGAGTACGGCATCGCGTCCATCAGCCGTGACCTTTATCCACTGCGGGACCGTACCCAGTGTCACCGTCCCTATGTCGTCAAGGCGAAGCAGACCGTTTTGCCCTGAACGGATGACCGTGTTCTTAATCTCACCTATCCCGCCTAGTCTGGTATCGGATACAGCAAGATAGAGACGGTAGTGGTCCTCAATGCGGCCGACGGCCTTTACCACATTCGACGCCGAGAGCGCCTTTGCAACATCGTCCACTGTAAGCCCAAGGGCCTCCATCTTTGCCGGATCAAGCATAACCTGAAACTCCGCCTCCTGACCGCCCTGGACCTCGACCTTCGCAACGCCTTTCACCGTTGACAGGAAAGGAGCCAGCTGATAGAGGGCGATGTCCCTAAGCTCCACCAAGGAATGGGTATTTGAGGTAAGGCTGTAGGCCAACACCGGAAAGACGGTCGGATCCATTCGCCTAACCGTGAAACTAAGACCCTGCGGAAGCGTCGATCTTATCTGATTTATGGCCGATTCCACCTGAAGCATAGCCGAGACCATATCTTCGCTCCAATCGAAATTGACCGAGATATCAGCACTGCCGCGACTGGTGGTGGAACGCACGTTCCGCACGCCGGGTACGCCCCTGATCGCCTCCTCGACAGGTCTTGTAACCTCAATGGCCATTAGATCAGCCGGCCTGTCGCCTGCGTCTAAGCTGACCTCGACGCGCGGGAATTCAACATATGGGAAAAGGGCAACAGGGAGATACAAGCTCGCAGCGGCACCGGCCAAGGCAAGAACCGCTATCAAAAAAAGAATTGAACGATGATGGCCCTTGATCCAGTCGGCAATATTCACTTTATCCCCCGATCGCCCGGTATGGTCATGGGCACGGATCCGGCCGCCTCCTTAACCGTAACCGCCATGCCGTCCTTCAGCTCATAGTTGCCGAGGACTACGGCCATATCACCCTTTAAAATATCCCCTGCCATGACCTCAACCTCACCGTCGTTCTCAAGCCC of Dissulfurimicrobium hydrothermale contains these proteins:
- the kdsB gene encoding 3-deoxy-manno-octulosonate cytidylyltransferase; its protein translation is MKIVAIIPARFKSTRLPGKPLADIGGRPMILHVYTRAVCIPDMDQVVVATDDRRISECIKEAGGNAVLTDPTLLSGTDRITEAARALGLSDEDIVVNIQGDQPLIEEEPVRMIIERLVRETELAITTPACPMDMEEAINPNRVKVVVDARWHAIYFSRALIPFDRDGVLKGIRGAFLRHVGLYAYRFGFLKTFAGLKPGALERIEQLEQLRAIENGFRIGVVKIEKAPLDVDTAEDLEVIRRLFKEPMSPL
- a CDS encoding cupin domain-containing protein is translated as MVSLKTAFFQCGDGIRFEPHPKYEGVKIAKLITKTECQKVGVSILILKPDTEIPIHVHEHEIDSIYVLSGRGEAFINGRHQEIGQGDYIFVPEAVPHGIRSSSDGELRLFIIHSPPIF
- a CDS encoding efflux RND transporter permease subunit produces the protein MNIADWIKGHHRSILFLIAVLALAGAAASLYLPVALFPYVEFPRVEVSLDAGDRPADLMAIEVTRPVEEAIRGVPGVRNVRSTTSRGSADISVNFDWSEDMVSAMLQVESAINQIRSTLPQGLSFTVRRMDPTVFPVLAYSLTSNTHSLVELRDIALYQLAPFLSTVKGVAKVEVQGGQEAEFQVMLDPAKMEALGLTVDDVAKALSASNVVKAVGRIEDHYRLYLAVSDTRLGGIGEIKNTVIRSGQNGLLRLDDIGTVTLGTVPQWIKVTADGRDAVLIQVYQQPRGNTVQIATDIKKKLAAFKPHLPSDIKIANWYDQSELILASAKSVRDAVFLGVLFAAVILWIFLRNARMTLIAAAAVPSVLAVTVLVLYLLHMRFDIMTLGGMAAAVGLIIDDMIVMEEHIVRGLARHSGTRHERIMAAMKELTSPLAGSSASTVIIFAPLAFLSGVTGAFFKALSLTMASALVVSFLVAWIGVPVLAAHLLKEDDIRVMDGGKGGIEQRFKNGYGWFMRCILDRAPLFLMLTLVSLAFAGWFSYKRLGSGFMPKMDEGGFILDYRTPPGTSLTETDRLLRQVEAILRATPEVDTYSRRTGTALGGFLTEANEGDFFVRLKPGPRRPIEAVMDEVRGRIERTIPGIQVEMAQLMEDLIGDLTAVPQPIEIKLFSDDQSLLGRLGPKVAQAISNIPGVVEVKDGIVFAGDALQIRVDRDKASFEGVDPEAVTRFVTQYLTGVVTTKIQENMKMVGVRVWVPEDVRKNMKDIENLQLKGSGGHLFPLKRIAKINILTGQPQIMHEDLKRMIAVTGRISGRDMGSVIRDVKKVLRRPGLIPKGVYYELGGLYEQQKIAFKGLITVFVAAVMLVFLLLLFLYERFRIALAILFTTLLSISAVFFGLWITGSEIDISSMMGITMIIGIVTEASIFYISELNAICISSTMPFKAALVEAGENRLRPIAMTTIAAILALMPLALGLGEGAAMLKPLAIAIVSGLFLQMPLVLVFLPILLSMLI
- the murI gene encoding glutamate racemase, giving the protein MKVMRDMIIGIFDSGVGGLTVARELRRMLPGRQLVYFGDTARAPYGAKSPETLIRYAVEDARFLISQGAGLIVIACHSAASVATEALRKTLDVPVFEVITPSIDQAVARTRKKVIGLIGTRATVSSMVYEREISARDPEIKVYSQACPLLVPLVEEGWFEARETRMIVRRYLRPLKDKGIDTLVLGCTHYPLLKQVITEKMGKRVEIIDPSREAAAAIRNYLGDDSTAGMLGVRAKARFFLSDVTPMTERIVAWFLGEKVRLEKVTIG
- the rsmI gene encoding 16S rRNA (cytidine(1402)-2'-O)-methyltransferase, which produces MSTDKKTHIKPGRLYVIATPIGNLKDITIRAIETLARVHLVAAEDTRQARKLLSHLGLNPKLISSRQQNELIVKDVILKTLEQGKDAALVTDAGTPALSDPGARLVAAARKAGFSVIPIPGPSAVTTVLSVAGMPADNFLFLGFLPSKRGERRKSLEAASGLPCTLVLFEAPHRLHELMVDMLDVLGDRKIVIAREITKVHETIMAGHISEIMKDLPNEIKGEITIVAEGAPPVKPDIKGREEAIRDAVSLMLASTSVREAAETLSKATGIAKGVIYKIALEVKKG
- a CDS encoding CDP-alcohol phosphatidyltransferase family protein yields the protein MKSPSDLARGWSRPLLLPVARLFSHIGLGPNAISIIGLAAYGATGVMIGLGSLFWAGIMLAVFGPLDAVDGLVARENGMVSRFGAFLDSAVDRYAEFFLFVGLMIHTSSDTDGWGWWAPLLTLSAMSGSLLVSYTRARAEALGFTCNVGLLTRFERILILVVGLIFDLIYPMLIILAVFTHATAIQRIIHVYRQKDAH
- a CDS encoding ATP-dependent 6-phosphofructokinase; amino-acid sequence: MASVKDQKINIFEVADMLQEKDRCLPNVAGYNDIIDEIGEDEEIETTIISLGECKIDSPLVKKLYSCFIRDEDRVLVRVSEHNIRQTIKRGASLPSFEMAGPRRKIYFDPAKTRCAIVTCGGLCPGINDVIRAIVMTLHFGYGVQPIVGIRYGLRGFIPKYGIPVMELTPESVVRIHEYGGTVLGSSRGNQPADEIVDALTRLNVNILFMIGGDGTFRAASKIDDEIAARGLKISVIAIPKTIDNDIYLVSKTFGFDTAVEMACEAIRCAHTEAVGAPNCIGLVKVMGRHSGFIAAAAANALREVNFCLIPESDFDLEGDGGLLKALENRLRERGHAVVVAAEGAGQRYVTGGVVETDPSGNVKLGDIGLFLRDRFKTYFDEIGMDVSIRYIDPSYIVRSVPANVNDRLYCANLGQNAVHAAMAGKTAMMVSLWNDRYVHVPITAAIKRRKKVDLNSRFWLSVLESTGQSTLKN